The Flavobacteriales bacterium genome contains the following window.
TAGGTTGGATTATAGAATTAGTGAGAAATTCAATATTGGTGGTACGGTAATAAATTTATCAGAGCGACCACTAACTCCTAAAATTAACTTGGGTGATGAACCAATAAATAATACCATTTATGGTTTTGATTTAACCTATTCAACTGACGCTCCTTTTTTAACAAGATGGGCAGATAAACTTCCTATTTATAGTACCAAAGAAAAATCAACATTAACCATAGAGGGAGAGTTTGCTCATTTGCTACCAGGTAATCCTTCGGCAATTAGCAAGGCAGGTACAGCTTATTTAGATGATTTTGAAGGTAGTCAATCAACCATAGATTTATCAACTTTTACGATGTGGAACTTAGCTAGTACACCACAAGGTCAACCCGATTTGTTTCCTGAAGGTGATGGGCCAATATCAAATACACTTGCTTATGGGTTTAACAGAGCAAAATTTGCTTGGTATGTAATTGACCCTTTGTTTTGGAGAAATGATTCGAGAACTCCTCCACACATCCAAAGTAACCCTAATATGCAGTCGAACCACTACATGAGAGAGGTGTTGCAAACGGAGGTTTTTCCTAATAAGAGTTTAACCAATGGTATAATTACCAATATGCCAATTTTAGATTTTGCTTTTTATCCTAATGAGAGAGGTCCGTACAATTTTGATGATGGTACTTCTTTGGGAGCGGGTATTGCTCCTGATGGAACATTGGTAAACCCTACTACTCGTTGGGGAGGTGTAATGAGAAGAATTGAAACTACCGATTTTGAATCATCGAATGTCGAGTTTATTCAGTTTTGGGTGATGGACCCGTTTAATGATGAAGATGGAAACCCCGCTCATGGTGGAGGGCAGTTGTATTTTAATTTGGGTAATATATCAGAAGATATCTTAAAAGATTCTAGAAAAAGTTTTGAAAATGGATTGCCAATTTCGGCTATTGATTATTCAACAGGAGCAAATGCCAATTTAGTTGATACTACTATTTGGGGTAGAGTGCCAAAAGTACAAGCATTGGTTAATGCCTTTGATAATACACCTTCAACTAGACCATTTCAAGATGTAGGTTATGATGGTTTCAATGATGCTGATGAAGCCGCTTTTTTTGGTACTGCATTTGGTACTGACCCTTCTGCCGATAATTACCACCATTATAGAGGTTCTGATTTTGATGCTGCAGGAACAGACATTCTTACTCGATATAAAAAATTTAATGGACCAGAGGGAAACTCACCTACATCCGCACAGTACACAGAATCGTATTCTACATCGGCTACAACTCGACCTAATGTAGAGGATATCAACCTAAATAATAACCTTGATTTTAAAGAAAGTTATTATCAATATGTGGTAAACTTAAGTCCGTCACAAGTTAATCCAAATAATGTAGGTAACAATTACATAACAAATGTTCTCGAAACTACTGTACGAACTCCTAACGGACAAACTCGAAACATTAGATGGTATCAGTTTAAAATTCCTATTCGAGAGCCTGAAAAAGTGGTTGGAAATATTCAGGATTTTAAGTCCATTCGTTTTATGAGAATGTTTATGAAAGGATTTAATGAAAAGGTAATTCTGCGTTTTGCGCAATTAGAATTAGTTCGGGGAGAATGGAGAAAATACGATGGTAGTTTGTTAAGTTTAGGAGATTATATAGGTACAGATGATAATACTACTTCCTTTATAATTTCGGCAGTTAATATTGAAGAAAATAGTAGTAAAACACCAGTTAATTATGTTATTCCTCCAGGAATTTTAAGAGAAATAAATCCTAATCCAACAAGTAACAATACAGGGTTGAATCAATTAAATGAGCAAGCACTTTCATTAAGTGTTTGTAACTTAAAAGATGGAGATGCTAGAGCAGGATTTAAGATTATGGACATTGACATCCGTAGGTACAAAAAGATGAAAATGTTTATCCATGCCGAACAAAGTAATCCTGCAAAACCGTTGAATGATAATGATTTAACCGTTTTTATAAGAATGGGAACGGATTTCAACAACAACTATTATGAATATGAAGTTCCATTAAAAGTTACTCCTGCAGGATATTACAATAAAGATATTGAATCCGACCAATATTCTGTTTGGCCTGAAGCCAATAATATAGATTTAACTTTTACGAAGTTAACTGATTTGAAGTTGAAACGGAATCAGTTGATGTCCGACCCACAATCGGGAGTTAATATTATTAAAGCTTATGAAGAAGAAGATGGTGACAATAAGATAAAGGTCAAAGGTAATCCGAACTTAGCTGAGGTTAGAGTATTTATGATTGGTATTAGAAATAATAAACAGTCATCGCTCCGACCAGGTGATGATGGGTTGGAAAAGTGTGCTGAAATTTGGGTGAATGAGCTAAGAATGACAGATTTTGATAACGAAGGAGGTTGGGCAGCACAAGCACGTATGACAGCTCAAATTGCAGATTTAGGAAATGTAACTTTGGCAGGAAGCTACTCCACACCAGGTTTTGGAAGTATTCAGCAAAAGTTAAACGAACGTCAAATTGTTACCAAAAAAAGTTATGATTTATCTACAGGTGTTGAGTTAGGTAAATTTATTCCTGAAAAAGTGGGGATTAGTTTGCCGATGTATTTTAGCCAAACGGAGGGTAAAATAACTCCAAAATACAATCCGCTTGACCCAGATATTTTGCTAAATGAACTTTTAGATAATAATGATTTTTCTCAAGAGTATAGAGATTCTGTAGGTTTTAGAACAGAAGAATACATGAAACGAAAAAGCATCAATTTTACCAATGTTCGTAAGCTGAGACCAAAAGGGCAAACAAAAGCTCATTTTTATGATGTTTCAAACTTATCTTTCAATTTTGGCTACTCAAATTCTTACATGAGAAATGCAGAAACCCAATTTGATACTAAGAAAAACTACAAAGGAGGTATAGCTTATGGTTTTAGTAATAATCCAAAAAACTATACGCCATTTAGCGACTCAAAAATTGGCAAGAAAAAAGCATTTACTTTTATTAAAGATTTTAATTTTTATTTAGCACCAAAACAACTTACCTTCCAAACAGATGTTGATAGGATGTATTCCGAGCGAAGAGCAAGAAATAATACTGGATTTGCTTTCGAGATGCCAACATATTATCAAAAATACTTCTATTGGAATAGGGTGTATGCCTTAAAATTTGATTTAACTAAAGCACTTACTTTCAACTTTAATGCCACCAATAAGGCATCTATCAACGAGCCGTTAACAGCTCAAGGTCGAGTTAACAAAGATTATAAAGATGAGTATCAAAATTGGAAAGACACCGTTTATCAAAGTTTTAGAGAAGGAGGTATTAACACCAATTATCATCATTCGTTTAGTTTTAATTACGAAATTCCTATTGCAAAAATCCCGTATTTAGATTTTATTACACTTTCAACATCATACAATGGCGATTTTGATTGGCAAAGAGCACCTATTGGAGCAGATAGTTTAGGTCATACTATCCAGAATTCAAATACATTGGCATTTAATGCCCAACTAAACATGGGTAAATTTTACAATCAATTTAAGTATTTGAAAGACATTGAAAAACGTTCTAATGAACGTCAACAAAGGCGTGCTTTAGATAGAAGAAAACCAGATAAAACTAAAACTCAGGCAGACAATGCTAAAGTTAAAGGGTGGGCTATTGGAGTTCCTCCTGCAACAATTCAGTTTGAAACAAAAAAGTTTAAAGATTCAGATACTTCAAAAGTGGAAATGTGGAGAAAATTATTGCCATTTTCGCCAATAGACCATATTGTGTTGTTTATGATGAGTCCGAAAAATATATCTGGAACTTATACAAAAAATAGAGGGACATTGTTGCCAGGTTATTATCAAGAAACATCAATTCTAGGGTTTAATCCAAATTTTTCAGCTCCAGGATTTAATTTTGTTTCAGGTATTCAGGAAGATGATTTTGCTGTTCGAGCCTATGAAAGAGATTGGTTGGTACCAAATGCTTCATTACTTTATACCTATAATACTACTTATAAAGAGGAGTATAATTTAAGAGCAACTATAAACCCGTTAAAAAACCTGAGAATTCAATTAACCATGAATAGAAACTATGCTACTAATATGGCTAGACAGTTTTTCTGGAACGATTCTTTAAATAGTGGAAATGGCGATTATGAATTTGCACGACCAATTGAGACGGGTAATTTTAGTATGTCGTATGTTTCTATATTTACGGCGTTTAGCGGTGATGAAGAAGGAACTTGGAACTCTGATGTGTTTGATAATTTCTTAAAAAACAGAGCAATTATTTCTAGGCGTAGAGGAGCAGATAATCCCAATTCAAATGGCTTTGTTGGTGATTATAGCGATGGTTATAGTGGTACGGCTCAAGATGTTTTAATACCAACGTTTATTTCTGCATATTCTGGCTCCGATCCAAATAGTGCATCGCTAAAAGATTTTGATAAATACATACCAATTCCCAACTGGAGAATTACTTATGATGGATTAGAGAAAATCCCAATTTTAAATCGTGCGTTTAAGAAAATCAGTTTGAATCATTCGTATAGATCTACTTTTAATGTAAGTTCGTTTACAACCAATTTATTTCATGTGCCCGATGGTAATGCTCGAAATGTTGAAAATAATTTTATTCCAGCATTACAAATATCTTCAGTATCTATTACTGAGCAATTCGGACCTTTATTAGGTGTAGATGTAACTTTAGAGAATAACATCTTAATTAAAGTAGAATACAAAAAAGATAGAAATGCTTCGTTAAGTATGGCAAATAATCAAATTACTGAGGTTAAAGGTAACGAGTGGAGTATTGGTTCTGGATATACGTTTAGACAAATTCGTGTGCCATTTATAAAACGAAGAATACAAAGTGATATAGATACTAGAGTCGATTTCTCTTTAAGAAACAACAATACTATTATTCGTAAAATAGTAGAGGGTGTTAATCAGTTAACAAGTGGACAAAGTATATTTTCTGTTAAGTTTACTGCAGATTATAAAATTAGTCAGAAACTTAATTTTAGATTGTTCTACGATTACATCGCAACAAATCCTTTAATATCAACTACTTTCCCAACTACCAATACCAATGCAGGGTTTAGTTTAAGGTTTATATTATCTCAATAACGGTTAATAATTTGTCAAAGATTGTACTTGATAAATTCTAAATAATAAATACTTTTATACGCAATTATCAATTATATAATATCAATTATCATTTAAAATGAATATTCCATCAGAATTAAAGTACACCAAAGACCACGAGTGGGTTAAAATAGAAGGCGATGTTGCCATTATAGGAATTACCGATTTTGCTCAAGGAGAATTAGGTGATATCGTTTATGTAGAAGTTGAAACAGAAGGTGATACCCTTGACCAAGAGGCTACTTTTGGTACTGTTGAAGCAGTAAAAACAGTGTCTGATTTGTTTATGCCAGTATCGGGTGAGGTAATTGAGTTTAATAAAGGCTTAGAAAGAAACCCTGAAACCGTTAATACAGACCCTTATGGAGCTGGTTGGATGATTAAAGTTAAAATGACCAATTCATCTGAAGCAAGCGGTTTATTGTCTGCAGATCAGTATAAAGCTTTAATAGGATAAAACCGAAAAGATTACATCTGTTACCGTTTATTGTTTGGCTAATTATTGTTACCATTTTAAGCGGTTATCCAGGTAATAAAATTCCTGAAGCACCATTTTTTAATTTCGATAAATTGGTGCATATTGGCATTTATTTGATGGTTTCTGTAACACTTTGTTTTGCAATTTATACTAACGAACAAAAAAATAATCAATTAAAAATCAATGTGTTAGTTGTTTTGTTTGGAGTTTTTTACGGAGGTTTTATGGAAATTCTTCAGCATTACATCTTTATTAATAGAAGTGGCAATTGGTATGATTTTTTTGCCAATGCAATTGGTGCAACAATAGGTGTAATTATTTATCCGTTTGTTATTAAATTGTTACCGTTAAAAAGATGATGCCGAAAAAATAACCGACTGAATAAAAAAAATACTAATTTTAGAACTTGAAAAACTAATATTATGGAGTTAAAGAAAAACCCAAAAGCAGATTTAGATAAACTTAGAGGCACCTTTATGGCTGCTGGTCTTTTAGTTTCAATGATTATTGTTTATAGCATTGTAAACATGAAGTTTTATGATCTTTCTGCAAGCGAATTAGGTCAATTGGTTGTTGAACAAGTGGAAGAAGAAATTATTCCAATTACTCAACAAAACACGCCACCACCTCCACCACCTCCTCCACCAGCTGCTCCTGAAATTATTCAAGTAGTAGAAAATGAGGTTGAAGTTGCTGAGGTAGAAATGATTGATACAGAGGCTGATGCTAAAATGGTGGTAGAAGAATTTGCCATTAAAGAAGAAGTAGTAGAAGAAGAAATTTTTACTATTGTTGAGACTCAAGCGGAATATCCAGGAGGAACAGCGGAGTTGTTTAAGTACCTTAATAAAGAAATGAAATACCCTGTAATAGCTAAAGAAAATGGTATTCAAGGGACCGTCTATGTCCAGTTTGTTGTTTGGAAAGATGGAAAGATAAAAGATGCGAAGGTTTTGCGCGGTGTAAATAAATTATTGGATGAAGAAGCCTTACGTGTAGTGAAGGCTATGCCTAATTGGAATCCAGGTAAACAAAGAGGAAAACCAGTTCCAGTTTATTTTAATTTACCAGTTAAATTTACATTAAGATAATAGGTTCTTAAATGAACAATTAAAAGCATCCGTCAGCTGGCGGATGCTTTTTTTTTGAATTTTTTTGTGGAATAAACAATGTTTTGTCATCTACTTGTAAAATAGTAATTTTAATAAAATCATTGGCTCGATATGAAATCTAAAAAAGTAGTTGTCCTTGTTGCAATAGGAATATTATTAATAACAAGTTCTGTAGGCATATTTTCGTATGCAAATGTTAGTTTTTTTAAACCCAAGCAACAAGTGTTGTTGGTTTATGCAAAAGGTAGTGCTTTTGTAGAAGATTGGAAAAAAGTGGATTCGTTGGAACAGCATGGATTGTCTAAGTCTGCTTTAGATGAAGTGGAGAAGATTTTAGCAAAATCAAGAACTCAAAACAATCATCAGCAAATTGTAAAGGCATTGATTATAAAAGCCAAGTTTCAATCTTATCTTGAAGAAAATGCTTTTAAATTAACATTGTCAGAAATTGAGAAAGAAGCTGAAGGAGCCACTTATCCATTGAAACCAATGTTGCATTCGGTTATTGCCGAATTGTACTGGCAATACTACCAAAACAACCGTTGGAAATTTTACAACAGAACTACAACTGTTGGGTTTGCTCAAGATGATATAGAAACTTGGGACATTACCAAAATAATAGAAAGAACTATTCACCATTATTTGTTATCAATAAAAGATATCGATGAGCTAAAAAGAACTCCCGTTAATACTTTTGAAGATGTTATCATTAAAAAAGATAGCTCAGAAAAATTTCGTCCGTTTTTGTATGATTTTCTATCACATAGAGCATTAAGCTTTTTTATGAACGAAGAACCAAACGTAATTAAACCAGTTTATGCGTTTGTACTAAATAATGTGAATTATTTTTCTGAAGCAGAAGATTTTACCAAGGTTAATATAGAGAGTAAAGATTCGTTATCATTAAAATACTACGCACTAAAAACCTTACAAAACTTAACAAAAACTCATGTAGTTGATGGCAATATTGATGCTTTGGTTGATGTAGAATTAACACGATTAAAGTTTGTTAACAATAATTCGATACTAGCAAAATCAGATTCACTTTATTATGATGCATTAATCGAACTTCAAGAAAAGTATAGTAAGCACGATATAAGTACCGAAGTAGCTTATGTTATTGCTCAAATACATAATCAAAAAGGAATCAATTATACTACAAGCAAAAATGCAGAGAATAAACTAGAGGTAAAAAAAGCGTATGATGTATGTGTTAATGCAATAGGTGCATTTCCAAATAGTTTAGGAGCAAAAAAATGTGCGTATTTAATTAACCAAATTCAACTCAAATCTATTCAGGTTACTACCGAAAAGGTTAATACGCCAAACAAACCGGCACTAGCGTTATTATCGTATAAAAATGTTTCGAAAGTTTATGCTCGATTAATTAAAATCTCTTATGATGATTATAAGGAACATTATAGAATGCCGCGCGATGAAGACTTTTTGAAAAAACTAAAAGCTCAAAAAACGGTTTCTGAATGGGAAATTAATTTAGAAAAAGATGAGGATTATCAGAATCATTCGGTAGAATTTAAAATTCCAGCTCAAGATATGGGTTATTACGTGTTGCTAGTTGCATCAAACAAAAATTTTGAGAGTATTAATGAAGCAGTAACCTATACGCCATTTTGGTTTTCTAATTTGGGTTATACCACTCGAAGAACAGAAAACCAAAGTATTGAGTTTTTTGTGGCTGACCGAGAAAACGGAACTCCTCTTAAAGATGTTGTTGCAGATGTTTTTTATGATAAATACAACTACATTACTAGAAAGTACGAACAAAAGAGAATGGCTACAAAAACTACGAATGAAGATGGTTATTTTA
Protein-coding sequences here:
- the sprA gene encoding cell surface protein SprA, producing the protein MGLSVLITLVNYLANPSLSNAVPHNNMLAYNMENPLDSPEIELPFPFKDGVGNPDENNSGGLYLDDPSNVEKGFEYDSETENYNYYEKVGGKYVKYPTYMDFEEYINYDSKKSLQNYWREKAAADDINQTKGFRPSLTVKGKAFDRIFGGNTIDIRPQGSAELTFGLNRSTRDNPALPANQRSTTTFNFDQKIQLNVVGNIGEKLKLSTSYNTEATFDFENQMKIEYTGYEDEIIQKIEAGNVSLPLKGSLITGSQTLFGVKTELKFGRLYVTSVLSQERGEKKEINVQGGAQIQVYEKPASDYEDNKHYFLSHYFRDNYESFLSSPPVINSRANIIKVEVWTSNINNAIENTKNIIGFMDLGEATQNNIYNDALVTDANISPNTNFPFNTANNLYDNLNSGYFNKDSIRGFVSSSQALEFLNFENGTDFEKYENARLLNPSEYTLNPQLGYISLNSTLQPDQILCVAFQYTLDGQVYQVGEFSTDGIAGQDALYVKLLKASILNTNLPTWDLMMKNVYALGAYNISPTDFFLNIDYLNPATGVQIPFIPEDNLSDLPIIGLMNLDRLNNNNQASPDGVFDFINGITINANTGRVYFPVLEPFGAHLRSKFVNPATADKYAFDSLYTTTQILAKQDVNKNRFTIKGKYSSSSSADISLNALNVPQGSVVVTAGGATLTENVDYTVDYNLGRVKIINDGILQSGTPIKISLESQSLFNIQTKTLMGTRLDYRISEKFNIGGTVINLSERPLTPKINLGDEPINNTIYGFDLTYSTDAPFLTRWADKLPIYSTKEKSTLTIEGEFAHLLPGNPSAISKAGTAYLDDFEGSQSTIDLSTFTMWNLASTPQGQPDLFPEGDGPISNTLAYGFNRAKFAWYVIDPLFWRNDSRTPPHIQSNPNMQSNHYMREVLQTEVFPNKSLTNGIITNMPILDFAFYPNERGPYNFDDGTSLGAGIAPDGTLVNPTTRWGGVMRRIETTDFESSNVEFIQFWVMDPFNDEDGNPAHGGGQLYFNLGNISEDILKDSRKSFENGLPISAIDYSTGANANLVDTTIWGRVPKVQALVNAFDNTPSTRPFQDVGYDGFNDADEAAFFGTAFGTDPSADNYHHYRGSDFDAAGTDILTRYKKFNGPEGNSPTSAQYTESYSTSATTRPNVEDINLNNNLDFKESYYQYVVNLSPSQVNPNNVGNNYITNVLETTVRTPNGQTRNIRWYQFKIPIREPEKVVGNIQDFKSIRFMRMFMKGFNEKVILRFAQLELVRGEWRKYDGSLLSLGDYIGTDDNTTSFIISAVNIEENSSKTPVNYVIPPGILREINPNPTSNNTGLNQLNEQALSLSVCNLKDGDARAGFKIMDIDIRRYKKMKMFIHAEQSNPAKPLNDNDLTVFIRMGTDFNNNYYEYEVPLKVTPAGYYNKDIESDQYSVWPEANNIDLTFTKLTDLKLKRNQLMSDPQSGVNIIKAYEEEDGDNKIKVKGNPNLAEVRVFMIGIRNNKQSSLRPGDDGLEKCAEIWVNELRMTDFDNEGGWAAQARMTAQIADLGNVTLAGSYSTPGFGSIQQKLNERQIVTKKSYDLSTGVELGKFIPEKVGISLPMYFSQTEGKITPKYNPLDPDILLNELLDNNDFSQEYRDSVGFRTEEYMKRKSINFTNVRKLRPKGQTKAHFYDVSNLSFNFGYSNSYMRNAETQFDTKKNYKGGIAYGFSNNPKNYTPFSDSKIGKKKAFTFIKDFNFYLAPKQLTFQTDVDRMYSERRARNNTGFAFEMPTYYQKYFYWNRVYALKFDLTKALTFNFNATNKASINEPLTAQGRVNKDYKDEYQNWKDTVYQSFREGGINTNYHHSFSFNYEIPIAKIPYLDFITLSTSYNGDFDWQRAPIGADSLGHTIQNSNTLAFNAQLNMGKFYNQFKYLKDIEKRSNERQQRRALDRRKPDKTKTQADNAKVKGWAIGVPPATIQFETKKFKDSDTSKVEMWRKLLPFSPIDHIVLFMMSPKNISGTYTKNRGTLLPGYYQETSILGFNPNFSAPGFNFVSGIQEDDFAVRAYERDWLVPNASLLYTYNTTYKEEYNLRATINPLKNLRIQLTMNRNYATNMARQFFWNDSLNSGNGDYEFARPIETGNFSMSYVSIFTAFSGDEEGTWNSDVFDNFLKNRAIISRRRGADNPNSNGFVGDYSDGYSGTAQDVLIPTFISAYSGSDPNSASLKDFDKYIPIPNWRITYDGLEKIPILNRAFKKISLNHSYRSTFNVSSFTTNLFHVPDGNARNVENNFIPALQISSVSITEQFGPLLGVDVTLENNILIKVEYKKDRNASLSMANNQITEVKGNEWSIGSGYTFRQIRVPFIKRRIQSDIDTRVDFSLRNNNTIIRKIVEGVNQLTSGQSIFSVKFTADYKISQKLNFRLFYDYIATNPLISTTFPTTNTNAGFSLRFILSQ
- the gcvH gene encoding glycine cleavage system protein GcvH, with amino-acid sequence MNIPSELKYTKDHEWVKIEGDVAIIGITDFAQGELGDIVYVEVETEGDTLDQEATFGTVEAVKTVSDLFMPVSGEVIEFNKGLERNPETVNTDPYGAGWMIKVKMTNSSEASGLLSADQYKALIG
- the vanZ gene encoding VanZ family protein; this encodes MVHIGIYLMVSVTLCFAIYTNEQKNNQLKINVLVVLFGVFYGGFMEILQHYIFINRSGNWYDFFANAIGATIGVIIYPFVIKLLPLKR
- a CDS encoding TonB family protein, whose amino-acid sequence is MELKKNPKADLDKLRGTFMAAGLLVSMIIVYSIVNMKFYDLSASELGQLVVEQVEEEIIPITQQNTPPPPPPPPPAAPEIIQVVENEVEVAEVEMIDTEADAKMVVEEFAIKEEVVEEEIFTIVETQAEYPGGTAELFKYLNKEMKYPVIAKENGIQGTVYVQFVVWKDGKIKDAKVLRGVNKLLDEEALRVVKAMPNWNPGKQRGKPVPVYFNLPVKFTLR